A DNA window from Flavisolibacter ginsenosidimutans contains the following coding sequences:
- a CDS encoding RagB/SusD family nutrient uptake outer membrane protein produces MKKMIKQVGLPILVVSLLSSCHKIDLPVTSELTPDVFPKDSSQFVQTTGPAYVALRGNWATEYFFQQSESTDEMILPAYGGNWFDGAQNQQMHYHSWNRDNGYVNGNWAWLTTIVGTCNQAISILTANMPEGATKRMYLAEMKMVRALTYFMLMDNYGNVPIVTTYGDFSPKPNTPRAQVFSFIESEINAALPDLSTVNDITTYGRPTKWMAYALLAKMYLNAQYYTGAAKWNECIAACDAVINSGKFSLASMANYLVMFYPTNGPTSPGSKEEFIFAIPFDATASGFLGRSANYKARYDVPRSMGKVAAGAGYNYFNIPYVPGGPAATLPEFYANFNDPNDVRNKQWLTGPQFQRDGVTPITITTTNLGYDQFYTGPNPNASYTFQLNLRPNITLRQSVASFDVGNDEIAWTTGYRNIKFYPDATSTSRNQNNDIPVFRYSDIILMKAEAILRGGTATLGQSALSLVNMLRAQRSTSAPWAAVTLDDIYAERGREFAWEGWRRNDMIRYGKYEGSWGFKTNADTYRRIFPIPTNAFAVNSALVQNPGY; encoded by the coding sequence ATGAAAAAGATGATAAAACAGGTAGGCTTGCCGATTCTCGTTGTGAGTTTGCTTTCTTCCTGTCATAAAATTGATTTACCGGTAACATCAGAATTAACCCCGGATGTATTCCCCAAGGATTCATCGCAATTCGTGCAAACCACGGGTCCCGCTTACGTGGCGCTGCGCGGAAACTGGGCAACCGAATATTTCTTTCAGCAATCCGAAAGCACGGACGAAATGATCCTGCCGGCCTATGGCGGCAACTGGTTTGACGGTGCGCAGAACCAGCAGATGCATTATCACAGCTGGAACCGCGACAACGGTTATGTAAACGGCAACTGGGCTTGGCTCACAACCATCGTGGGTACTTGCAATCAGGCTATTTCAATCCTTACGGCAAACATGCCCGAAGGCGCTACAAAGCGCATGTATTTGGCAGAGATGAAAATGGTGCGGGCCCTGACATATTTTATGTTGATGGACAATTACGGCAACGTACCGATTGTTACAACCTACGGCGACTTTTCGCCGAAGCCCAATACACCAAGAGCGCAGGTGTTTAGTTTTATCGAATCAGAAATTAACGCCGCACTGCCTGACTTGAGCACAGTGAACGACATCACAACATATGGCCGGCCAACAAAGTGGATGGCTTATGCGCTTCTTGCAAAAATGTACTTGAACGCCCAGTATTATACCGGTGCGGCTAAATGGAATGAATGCATTGCGGCTTGCGACGCCGTCATTAACTCGGGTAAGTTTTCTCTCGCATCTATGGCAAACTACTTAGTGATGTTTTATCCCACGAATGGTCCCACATCGCCGGGCAGCAAGGAAGAATTTATTTTCGCGATTCCCTTTGATGCTACGGCAAGCGGTTTCCTGGGTCGTTCTGCCAATTACAAGGCCCGTTACGATGTGCCGCGGTCAATGGGTAAAGTGGCGGCCGGTGCGGGTTACAATTATTTCAACATTCCTTACGTACCGGGCGGCCCGGCGGCTACGCTCCCCGAGTTCTACGCCAACTTTAATGACCCGAACGATGTTCGCAACAAGCAATGGTTAACAGGGCCACAATTTCAACGCGACGGTGTAACGCCGATTACCATCACCACGACAAATCTTGGCTACGACCAGTTTTATACAGGGCCTAATCCCAATGCCTCTTACACGTTCCAGTTAAACCTGAGACCCAACATTACGTTACGTCAAAGCGTTGCTTCTTTCGACGTAGGCAATGATGAAATTGCCTGGACAACCGGTTACCGCAACATCAAGTTTTACCCCGATGCAACATCCACATCGCGTAACCAGAACAACGACATACCGGTGTTTCGTTACAGCGATATTATCCTGATGAAAGCCGAGGCTATTTTACGCGGCGGTACGGCTACGTTGGGCCAGAGCGCTTTGTCACTCGTGAACATGCTGCGTGCACAACGAAGCACATCGGCGCCTTGGGCAGCCGTAACGCTGGACGATATTTATGCAGAAAGAGGCCGCGAATTTGCCTGGGAAGGCTGGCGTCGCAACGACATGATTCGTTACGGGAAATATGAAGGCAGTTGGGGCTTTAAAACCAACGCAGATACCTATCGCCGCATCTTTCCCATTCCGACGAATGCCTTTGCGGTAAACAGTGCGCTGGTGCAAAATCCCGGATATTGA